Proteins found in one Lepeophtheirus salmonis chromosome 9, UVic_Lsal_1.4, whole genome shotgun sequence genomic segment:
- the LOC121124270 gene encoding uncharacterized protein isoform X2 — protein MHKEKSSTLKRMFNRSFSPFFTYPLIIACIFFVYTAFNATKEGKLLRIKNAVLNNTASEVNKMLGLYKKTSQELSDSNKKIQSLHKELDDAKTKLTELSNSGGVKAAKELKKNFDKLKTEFEKFKGDKEKETAETDKKLKEFEETKKKIENDLTEAKKKKT, from the exons ATGCACAAGGAGAAGAGTTCCACACTCAAAAGAATGTTCAATCGTAGTTTTAGTCCGTTCTTCACATATCCTCTCATAATTGCctgtattttctttgtatacACTGCGTTCAATGCCACAAAGGAAGGTAAGCTTCTGAGGATTAAGAATGCCGTGCTTAATAATACAGCTAGCGAAGT AAACAAGATGCTGGGGCTCTACAAGAAAACTTCACAAGAATTGTCAGACTCAAATAAGAAGATTCAAAGTTTACATAAAGAGCTAGATGACGCAAAA ACAAAACTAACTGAGTTATCCAACAGTGGAGGTGTGAAAGCAgcgaaggagttaaagaaaaactttgataaaCTGAAGacagaatttgaaaaattcaaggGAGATAAAGAA AAAGAAACTGCAGAaacagataaaaaattgaaggaattCGAAGAGACTAAGAAGAAAATAGAG AATGACTTAACAGaagccaaaaagaaaaagacatgA
- the LOC121124270 gene encoding uncharacterized protein isoform X1: MHKEKSSTLKRMFNRSFSPFFTYPLIIACIFFVYTAFNATKEGKLLRIKNAVLNNTASEVNKMLGLYKKTSQELSDSNKKIQSLHKELDDAKTKLTELSNSGGVKAAKELKKNFDKLKTEFEKFKGDKEKEIVDKDNKLKELEGVKSQKEKETAETDKKLKEFEETKKKIENDLTEAKKKKT; this comes from the exons ATGCACAAGGAGAAGAGTTCCACACTCAAAAGAATGTTCAATCGTAGTTTTAGTCCGTTCTTCACATATCCTCTCATAATTGCctgtattttctttgtatacACTGCGTTCAATGCCACAAAGGAAGGTAAGCTTCTGAGGATTAAGAATGCCGTGCTTAATAATACAGCTAGCGAAGT AAACAAGATGCTGGGGCTCTACAAGAAAACTTCACAAGAATTGTCAGACTCAAATAAGAAGATTCAAAGTTTACATAAAGAGCTAGATGACGCAAAA ACAAAACTAACTGAGTTATCCAACAGTGGAGGTGTGAAAGCAgcgaaggagttaaagaaaaactttgataaaCTGAAGacagaatttgaaaaattcaaggGAGATAAAGAA AAAGAAATTGTCGACAAGGATAATAAGTTGAAGGAATTGGAGGGCGTTAAGTCTCAAAAGGAG AAAGAAACTGCAGAaacagataaaaaattgaaggaattCGAAGAGACTAAGAAGAAAATAGAG AATGACTTAACAGaagccaaaaagaaaaagacatgA